A part of Thermotoga petrophila RKU-1 genomic DNA contains:
- a CDS encoding response regulator transcription factor yields MMWEIAVVDDDKNILKTVSEKLQQLGQVKTFLTGEDFLNDEEVFHVVVLDVMLPDYSGYEICRMIKETRPETWVILLTLLSDDESVLKGFEAGADDYVTKPFNPEILLVRVKRFLEREKKGLYDFGDLKIDASGFTVFLKGKRIHLPKKEFEILLFLAENAGKVVTREKLLETFWEDPVSPRVVDTVIKRIRKAIEDDPNRPRYIKTIWGVGYMFTGGER; encoded by the coding sequence ATGATGTGGGAGATAGCCGTTGTGGATGACGACAAAAATATTCTGAAAACGGTGAGTGAAAAACTCCAGCAGTTGGGACAGGTGAAAACCTTCCTCACAGGAGAAGATTTTTTGAACGACGAGGAAGTCTTTCATGTTGTGGTTCTGGACGTCATGCTTCCAGACTACAGTGGTTACGAGATCTGCAGGATGATAAAAGAAACCCGACCCGAAACCTGGGTGATACTCCTAACGCTCCTTTCCGATGATGAAAGCGTTCTGAAAGGATTCGAAGCGGGGGCGGACGACTACGTGACAAAACCGTTCAATCCAGAGATTCTCCTCGTGAGAGTGAAAAGATTTCTGGAGAGGGAAAAGAAGGGACTGTACGACTTCGGGGATCTGAAGATAGATGCCTCTGGTTTTACTGTGTTTTTGAAGGGGAAAAGAATACATCTTCCCAAAAAAGAATTCGAGATACTGCTCTTTCTCGCAGAAAACGCCGGAAAAGTCGTCACGCGAGAGAAACTCCTGGAAACCTTTTGGGAAGACCCTGTCTCACCAAGGGTTGTGGACACAGTCATAAAGAGAATCAGAAAAGCCATAGAGGACGACCCAAACCGTCCTCGATACATAAAGACCATCTGGGGTGTGGGTTACATGTTCACGGGGGGAGAAAGATGA
- a CDS encoding sensor histidine kinase: MISLRTFLITFLVNIALLGIFWGNRMNFVDVVIFSFFSALFVSLATHILVTSRLRKLREAVARKSRFEDFLNDEITKLAEEVNSIVENSLIQEKETEKLKDIVTGFVHDVKSLVWNEVEDENLQKIIEEFYEFAKLEAGLERLRKEPVNLVELVNDVVEKFPGKVIFKYDDVVEVEADPMKLFRAFYNVIENAVKYSAGPVEVHVKKDKVIVKGPGPEIPYEVRANLFEKKKKSKGTGLGLYLAREFFEMHGFRIAYRREGDYNVFEIYTGYTGMSSVKSERDSR; the protein is encoded by the coding sequence ATGATATCTTTGAGAACCTTTCTTATCACCTTTCTTGTGAATATAGCCTTACTTGGAATCTTCTGGGGAAACAGGATGAACTTTGTGGATGTCGTTATTTTCTCTTTCTTTTCAGCGCTCTTTGTTAGTCTCGCTACTCATATTCTGGTGACCAGCAGACTGAGGAAGCTCAGAGAAGCTGTAGCCAGAAAAAGTCGATTCGAAGATTTCCTGAACGATGAGATCACAAAACTTGCCGAAGAGGTGAATTCGATAGTCGAAAATTCGCTGATTCAGGAAAAAGAAACGGAAAAATTGAAAGACATCGTCACCGGTTTTGTGCACGATGTGAAATCGCTCGTATGGAATGAGGTTGAGGACGAAAATTTGCAGAAAATCATAGAAGAATTCTACGAATTCGCCAAGCTCGAAGCTGGTCTTGAAAGGTTGAGAAAAGAGCCGGTTAATCTCGTCGAACTCGTGAACGACGTGGTGGAAAAATTCCCAGGAAAAGTCATTTTCAAGTACGATGACGTCGTGGAAGTCGAAGCTGATCCCATGAAGCTTTTCAGAGCCTTTTACAACGTGATAGAAAACGCTGTGAAGTATTCTGCGGGACCGGTGGAGGTCCACGTGAAAAAAGACAAAGTCATCGTGAAAGGTCCCGGACCAGAGATCCCCTATGAGGTGCGTGCAAATCTTTTCGAGAAAAAGAAAAAAAGCAAAGGTACAGGACTGGGCCTGTACCTCGCAAGAGAATTCTTCGAAATGCATGGCTTCAGAATCGCTTACAGGAGAGAAGGAGATTACAACGTTTTTGAGATTTACACTGGATACACCGGCATGTCATCGGTAAAGTCAGAGAGAGACTCGAGATAG